In one Deltaproteobacteria bacterium genomic region, the following are encoded:
- a CDS encoding glycosyltransferase, with amino-acid sequence MTGGLDAYAPFVGSGTIEELRLLGEQLRGRRVQNINSTAVGGGVAEILNRLIPLLREVGIDARWDVMRGGDEFFAVTKAIHNGLHGKPVSLGEHDVEIFRQTTEQNLRTLDLSDDIVFIHDPQPAGFIQRRAPGSRWIWRCHIDLSSPWPAVWDFVRAWVERYDVAVFSAPQFSRTLPIDQVLISPSIDPLADKNRELDPHTIESVVAGLGIDPSRPLVTQVSRFDRLKDPVGVIEAFQLARKYNDAQLLLVGGSATDDPEGREVLAECRERAAGDPDVHVVELPPTANIEINAIQRASTVILQKSLREGFGLTVSEALWKGKPVIAGAVGGIPLQITHKYSGILTHTVEGTAYWIKQLLNAPDFARRLGENGREHVRQNFLLTRHLRDYMLLFLYLDHLGESLISLEPDGRR; translated from the coding sequence AGGAGCTCAGGCTCCTCGGCGAGCAGCTCCGCGGCCGGCGCGTGCAGAACATCAACTCGACCGCGGTCGGGGGCGGGGTCGCCGAGATCCTGAACCGGCTGATCCCGCTGCTCCGTGAGGTGGGCATCGACGCGCGCTGGGACGTCATGCGCGGCGGGGACGAGTTCTTCGCCGTCACCAAGGCGATCCACAACGGCCTCCACGGCAAGCCCGTATCCCTCGGCGAGCACGACGTCGAGATCTTCCGCCAGACCACGGAGCAGAATCTTCGCACGCTCGATCTCTCGGACGACATCGTGTTCATCCACGACCCGCAGCCGGCGGGATTCATCCAGCGGCGCGCGCCCGGCTCCCGCTGGATCTGGCGTTGCCACATCGACCTGTCCTCGCCGTGGCCCGCGGTGTGGGACTTCGTGCGCGCGTGGGTCGAGCGGTACGACGTGGCGGTCTTCTCGGCGCCGCAGTTCTCGCGCACGCTGCCCATCGATCAGGTGCTCATCTCGCCGTCGATCGACCCGCTCGCCGACAAGAACCGAGAGCTCGACCCGCACACGATCGAGTCGGTGGTGGCGGGCCTCGGCATCGACCCGTCGCGCCCCCTGGTCACGCAGGTCTCACGCTTCGACCGGCTGAAGGACCCGGTCGGGGTGATCGAGGCCTTCCAGCTCGCTCGCAAGTACAACGACGCGCAGCTCCTGCTCGTCGGCGGCTCGGCCACCGACGACCCCGAAGGCCGCGAAGTGCTCGCCGAGTGCCGCGAGCGCGCCGCGGGCGATCCCGACGTCCACGTCGTGGAGCTGCCGCCGACCGCCAACATCGAGATCAACGCGATCCAGCGGGCGTCGACGGTGATCCTCCAAAAGTCGCTGCGCGAAGGGTTCGGGCTGACCGTCTCCGAAGCGCTGTGGAAGGGGAAGCCGGTGATCGCCGGCGCCGTCGGCGGCATCCCGCTCCAGATCACGCACAAGTACTCGGGCATCCTGACCCACACCGTCGAGGGGACGGCCTACTGGATCAAGCAGCTGCTCAACGCCCCCGACTTCGCACGCCGCCTCGGCGAGAACGGCCGCGAGCACGTGCGCCAGAACTTCCTGCTCACGCGCCACCTGCGCGACTACATGCTGCTCTTCCTCTACCTCGACCACCTGGGCGAGAGCCTGATCTCGCTCGAGCCGGACGGCCGCCGGTAG
- a CDS encoding Crp/Fnr family transcriptional regulator, whose protein sequence is MKRTLVRNRRLYLESGSAIRCTTAPRRAASKVRRVRIRGSARGRAPCRQATRAGVGSTSAVESVLISSPWRDVVAPLAGDRSLRGLAAMKRLRTDQREALHARLSVREYRRGETVYRPGGHARSLYVVLAGVARLSIPAPNGRSVLIHLLPAGEIFGHTALVEGGAPHIFEAAAYTDLRLGRVASDDFFEVMAGGRAPEVRVLVSMLTERWISLVQRLARFLAQDLQARVAASLIEVVRGFGVEDTRGHMLSLRITQDTIADLSAGSVRKVNAVLRRFERDGLVRKEHGRIVLPDVGALEALALGG, encoded by the coding sequence ATGAAAAGGACCTTGGTCCGAAATCGCCGACTTTATCTGGAAAGCGGGAGCGCAATTCGGTGCACAACCGCCCCACGCCGCGCAGCGTCGAAGGTCCGGCGTGTGAGGATTCGCGGCTCTGCGCGCGGAAGAGCCCCATGCAGACAGGCGACGCGGGCTGGCGTAGGATCGACGTCGGCCGTGGAATCGGTTCTGATTTCCAGTCCTTGGCGCGACGTGGTCGCGCCGCTCGCCGGCGATCGATCGCTGCGCGGTCTCGCGGCGATGAAGCGGCTGCGCACCGATCAGCGCGAAGCGCTGCACGCGCGGCTCAGCGTCCGCGAGTACCGCCGCGGCGAGACCGTCTATCGCCCTGGCGGTCATGCCCGCAGCCTGTATGTCGTGCTGGCGGGTGTCGCGCGTCTCTCGATCCCCGCGCCGAACGGTCGCAGCGTGCTGATCCATCTCCTGCCTGCGGGCGAGATCTTCGGGCACACGGCGCTGGTCGAGGGCGGCGCGCCGCACATCTTCGAGGCGGCGGCGTACACCGACCTCCGGCTCGGCCGCGTGGCGAGCGATGATTTCTTCGAAGTCATGGCCGGCGGGCGCGCGCCCGAGGTGCGCGTGCTGGTCTCGATGCTCACCGAGCGCTGGATCAGCCTCGTCCAGCGTCTGGCGCGTTTCCTCGCCCAGGATCTCCAGGCGCGCGTCGCGGCGTCTCTCATCGAAGTCGTGCGCGGCTTCGGCGTGGAGGACACCCGCGGCCACATGCTGTCGCTCCGCATCACGCAGGACACGATCGCCGACCTCTCGGCGGGCAGCGTCCGCAAGGTGAACGCCGTGCTCCGTCGTTTCGAGCGCGACGGGCTCGTCCGCAAGGAGCACGGACGGATCGTGCTGCCGGACGTCGGCGCGCTCGAAGCGCTCGCGCTCGGGGGCTGA